cTCGTGGATGAGCACTCCATAGCGGACAGCCGATGCCTTTTTCATCCTCTGTGTGCCCCCTTCGGCTTCACGCTGGGCACCCTTTTCTCGCTCCTGCTTTTTCCTTCGTCGCGCTCTCCGCCGGGACCTGCGTGGAAGAGTTCCAGGAGCgggacacgcgcacacccttGAATCTACACTCGAGCGCGGATGCACTGTGGGCAAACGCCGCCCTTCGTGaccgcacctcctctctcacgTTCGGTGGGCCGCAAAAGCGCTTGCcccagcacgcgcacgtgtaGGGCGCAGTGAGTGCAGCGGGCCTCTTGCCCTTCTTTCTACTTCATAGACTCACCCACATTCTCATCACGCACAGAGACGACACGTGAGCGCCAAAGGCGTACCTCGCTATTTCCTTGGCATACACTGCAAGTGGGCTCGTTATGCGTCAGACCACTTTCGAGCGCTTCGTTGAACACATGGCCCAGGAAGGCGGTCCGAGTGGGACCGCCGCCCCGCGTGAGGAAGGCAAGAAGGCAACTACCGATGCAAACCGCGAAGATCGAAAGCGGCCccgggaggaggagaaggtaGCGGGCTCTTATGTATCGAGCACTCCGGCCTCGAACGCCGCCTCTCGTCTGCGGACAAGCTGGAATGAGCCAACGAATGCCTACTACGCACAACACGTTGCAGAATACAAGGCGCTGGTCGCTgatgtgccgccgccgacggcgacgtccATGGCGAAGCTCTTCCAGGAGTCCTCCTTCGATCCTGTGACGACGTTCGAGGCAGTATGGTTGCCTCCCCGGGTCCCTGTCGCGCCGCCTACCGCTGGCGCATCTGAGCCGGTGCCGTTTGCGGCAGTAGTGGACGTGCTGGCAGACATCAGCGCCACCGGCTCGCGGCTTGAGTGCTTGAAGCAGCTCACCTTTCTTCTGCTTGCTGTTATCGAGCGGTGCCCAGAGGACTTGGTGCCGGTGATGTACCTGGTGATTAACAAgcatgcgccgcagcacgagGGCGTGGAGCTAGGCATCGGCGATGCGGTACTGGTGAAGGCGGTGGCCGAGTGCTGCAGCATGACGGAGGCCCGAGCCAAAGAGGCGTACCGGCAGAGCGGCGATTTGGCGGAAATCGCGCAGATGCACAAGCAGAAGCAAAGCACGCTCATGAAGCCGAAGCCGCTCTCCGCTCGGAGCGTGTTCAAGACATACAAGGAGATCGCGATGATGAGCGGCAGGGATgtgatgcggcggcggtcagACTTGATCAAGGGACTTTTGCGCGACGCACAGGGCCCGGAGGTGAACTTGATTGTGCGTGGGCTTCAGCAGAAGATGCGCATCGGCCTTGCTGAGCCATCCGCCTTGGCAGCTGTGGGGTACGCCTTCGCTCTTCACTTCCTCGGAGGCGCGCAAATGCACAAGATGgacgaggtgcagctgcagacgTTGCTGAATACCGGCGCCGACAGTCTCGCGCGTATCTTCTACGAGGTGCCGAGTCTCGACGTGGTCCTGAGCGCCGTTCTTGCGAACGGCTTCATGACCTTGGTGCCGGGTAGCTCCATCGCGAAACGGTATGCGAAGGACTTGTCTATTCGGCCTGGGCTGCCAGTGAAGCCCCAGCTAGCGTACCCGACGAGCAGTATCACCGTCATTCTGGACCGTCTGCAGGGCAAGAAGTTCACGTCGGAGTACAAGTACGacggcgagcgcgcgcagaTCCACTATGACAAAGACAAAGGCTTCCATATATTTTCTCGCAACTCCGAGACCCACACCGGCAAATACCCGGACGTCATTTCCATGCTGCCAAAGGTCTTTGACCCAGTCGAAGTACAGTCTTTCATCCTCGATTCGGAGGTTGTGGCGGTGCATCCGGAGACCGGGGCCCTTCAGGCATTCCaagtgctgcagcatcgcggCCGAAAGAACATTGCAGAGGAGGATGTCAGCATTCCCGTctgcgtgtttgtgtttgATATCTTGTATTTCAACGGAGAGCCGCAACTGAATAAgacactgcagcagcgtcgcgagctgctgtggcggtgcatCCATCCCCTTCCGGCAAAGCTGTCCTTTGCCACTTACTTGGATTCCGACAAGGTCGAGGACATTCAAACGTTTTTGGAGCGGTCCATCGCGGACGGCTGCGAAGGATTAATGGTGAAGACGCTCGATGAGGAGGCCAACTACACCCCCGCCAAGCGCTCGCACTACTGGCTGAAGCTGAAGAAGGACTACATGGACGGCGTCACCGATACGCTGGATCTTGTCCCCATCGCCGCGTTCCACGGCAAGGGCAAGCGAACTGGCGTGTTCGGCGGCTTCCTGCTGGCGTGCTACGACCCGAAGGCGGACGAGTACCAGAGCATCTGCAAAATCGGCACCGGCTTCCAGGACGAagagctggagaagctcACGCAGTCCCTTAAGCCGTTCGTGGTGGACGACAAGCCGCGCTACTACCGCGCAGGTGGGGAGGAGCCGGATGTTTGGCTCACCGAGGCGCAGGTGTGggaggtgaaggcggcggacCTGTCAGTGTCGCCAGTTCATCAGGCAGCCGTGGGGCTTGTGGACCCCAGCAAAGGCATCGCGCTGCGCTTTCCTCGCtacctgcgccagcgcgaggACAAGAAACCCGCAGACGCCACAAATGCACAGCAGGTGGCGGACATGTACAAGGCGCAGTCCTTGGCAGTGCAGCACGAAGCGAACGGGGACGCCGAGTGAGCTGTCACGCTGAAAGAGACGCGCTGGCGCATCTCGCGATCGCTCTTTGTCGCCAAAGTCTCTCTCGTTGCGAGCGGCGTTCTTGGCCACATTTGCTTTCTTCTTCACTTATCCTGCAGCGCACATGCAGCGTGGGCGTCAAGTCGGAGGCGCCCTGAGAGGTCCGCGGTGAATAACCCCATCATAGCCGCGCGTTCCCACCATCTCTtccacgcatacacacacacacacatcatCTTCACAAAAGGTGATAGTGTCGTGAGACCATCGACCACGTGGCAGTGTGTCTCCCCCGTCACGCTCGTAGCAGTCTGCCCCACGGTGGGCTGTGGCCTGCCCAGGTAACCCCTGATCCTGCGGAGGTTCATGGCGCCTGGCTCAGTAACTGCATTTCTTGAAGTTCATCTCTCTTGCTTTTTCATACACATCCTCTTCTCAACCATCCTTCCCTGCCGGAGCACCACACTACCGGGCTGCTTCGTTCTtgacgtcgctgctgacCCCACTTGGGccagtgccgcagctgctgtggcaTGGGCGCATCTTTGTAAGGAGGCGTACAAACCGCCTTCATGACCGTTTCGCCACCACACGGCATtcgccttttcctctctcctctccggGCCAGccacaaacgcacacacgcacaggcgacGCAATCTCCGGATCCTTTCacgacgcagccgctccccTCGTTCTCATGGGTACCTACCTCTCCCTCCTGGTGCGCAAGCGACCAAGAGAAGATGGATCGGACGACGCATCCTCTGcagccggctgcagcgcctcccaTGCGGCGTCTCTtccaccctcctctctctcacacctGCTTCGCAGCTTGCGATATCGCTGCGCTTCCCCGAGCCGTATCGGGTCGGAGGTGTGCCGTTCCGTTGCGGAAGATGAGGCGACGCGCCGCACGTACGGCTGTCACGCACACGTATACGAGACCGACACCGTCGACGGGAGCcacggcgtggcgctggcgtgGAGCGTCGACGAGTTTGCTTCGCCTCTGTCggcgctctccctcctctcacTGTGTCGTGTGGCCAACAGCTGCCGCAAAAAGACGCTGGTGACGACTCCAAAAGGCGAGGCAGTAGTACTAGcctacgccgccgccctgtAGGAGCGGTGGCcgtgcgcaggtgcacgcacgtgccCACAGAGCAGGATGGGCGACCGCGCTTGTTgcttgcttcttttttttcctttacCGTACTGCTCTCTCCCGCCTACTGTCCACCGGCAGGTGGTGGGCCCACTACCAAGCGAAATGGAGCGGCAAAGCTCCCACAGACCCGTTTCCCTCAACAAGAACGGTGCTGACCGTTGCCTGGGGGCGTTTCTGTCTaccctgctcctcctcgtggtgcgcctcttctccgcggCGAGAGATGTGCAACCACTTACACACCGAcacccacgcccacacacacgcgtacacacacacacatatatatatatatacatatatgtacGTAAACGCACCCGTGCATTCCTTCGACTTTTGTTCTTCTCCTGCATCTTTTTGTGCCCGTCGTTCTTCCTCCGACTCTCCGTGCCATTTCgcttgcgcgcgtgcttTCGCCTGTCACCCATTATGCATCCATCAATGAGGCAGCCGACAAATCGGGCACATCAGTCTCATATATGTTCGTTTGCCAagcgcgtcgccgcttcTGTTGCTCTCgttgtgcatgtgcgtaCTCGTGTGTGCCCTTTTCACACTTGCGCACAGAGACAAAGTAGAATAACAGCAGCAGAGTGCAGAAACATACGAgtctcctcttcgcctcccttctcttccccggCCTCTTCCCAGCGAACACGTCGAGCTTACacgcagggggggggggtaacaGCTCACCTATCATCTTTTTTCGGATCGTTCTTAGCGTCTCCCTTGCATTCGCCTAGGAAGGGCTAGACAAACGCacatccctccccctccctcagaTCCTTCACTTCCCATAGAGTCTTGATTGCCACTCGCCTGCTTTTTCGTCTTTACTGCGGGTGCTTCGCATCCAGTGATTAGCCGAGCCGCCATCGCGCGTCGGTgtcgccaccccctccctgtgCCTTACCGTCTGTCGTGCAGACTCACAGGACTCACTGCTCTTTGAGGTACGACAGTGGTCCTTCGACCACCCCTCACAGCAAAGAGAATAGAGACATCATACACCAGACAGAGTCACACGTACGCGCGATAAGAAGCCGTCGACATCACACGTCATGGCAGCTCTtgccgcgctggagaaggaggtggcCGACCTGAAGCGGGTTCGCGTCTTCAATGAGACGGTGCGCACCGGTGTCGAGCGCGTCCTGGCAAGCCTTCCGTCACCTGAGAATGAAAAGGATACATCCACCAAAGCTCGAATTCTACTACTTCGCAGCCAAGCGACCCTCTTGCTTCCACGCGTTTcgcgggaggcggagaaggatCTTAATGCGGCTCTGAAGCTGCAGCCTGGCTCGACAACGACGTGGGTCGAGCTCAGCGAGTGCCTGCTCCGTCGCAACGCCTTTAAGGAGGCTTGCGACGCACTGGATAATGCTCTGCGCGTAAACCCGGCGCATACCGAGGCGTTGTGCAAGTACAGCCAAATCCAGCGTAACCGCTGCGGTGAGGAAGGGGTCACGGCTGAGCAGCGCAAGGCGTACTTGGAGGACGCCGTGGCCAAGGCCCGTGCAGCCGTAGGCTCCAACGTGGACGACGCAGACGCATGGAACACactggcgctgtcgctgctgtcaaAGGTGACGCTGGAGGGCATGACGTTCGACGGCGTGCGCAAGGCactggcggcgatgcagcaggcAGAGCGGAAGTGCCCCGAGGACCCTGATGTTCCGTACAACAAGGCCGTACTGGAAAGCCTTCTGGGGCACTTCGGGGCCGCAGCGATGGACTACTGGAAGGCGCACGCCCTCGACAAGGACCGCCTCAAGGGCACCCGCCACCTCTCGGAGGAAAACgcgaaggtgctgctgcgtgcgcagagCCGCATGAGGACGTCCAGCGGCATTGGCAAGCGTGACTTTCAGCGGATCCGCACCCGCATCGAGCAGGCCCACAAAAAGTACACGCAGAGCACCTCCGCCAAGGTCGTTGGCGTATTAGACATAGTCACGGAGCCAACGATGCAACCCGTCACGCTGCTGGTGTCCGATGGCAAGGGTGACTTTGGGCTTTTGCTCTTGCACGAGGTGCGCCCTACGTGTTTCAAGATTGGCGACGTCATTGCCTATCCCGTGACGACTCCTGTCGAAACCATCACTCACAACGTTGTTGCCTGCCCGGGGGTGGTGGAGGAACCGTTGAAGCTCACACTGAACCATGCGTATCCGAATCCCAAGGGCATACTAGTGAATGGTCAACCACTGCCCTCCTCTGCGCATGTGCCGCTGCAGATGTCGTCTCGCCTCTTCGCGTGAGCTGAGCAAcagcgcctctgcgtgcTGCTGGGAACGGAGGGGGCTGCATtggacgccgctgcgctcccctctcttccccatGCGTTTTGCACAGTACGCTCTCTCGCAGGCCGGTTTAGCTGTGGTGACAGTCGTTGAATGGGCAGGAGATGAGGGGCACGTAAAATAATCCACGTGTCGGCAGCCCTTTTTCGTTaactgcgcgtgcgcgcgtacctgcgtgtgcagcgcgcagtgcagcgcCACATGAGGGCatgacgaaaaaaaaaaagcataCAGAGGAAGAATGAAGACAAAGGCGGATAGCTGAAAGCGAACCGCCTTTTCCCTTGCGTGTACGTTGCACGCACGTCTGTGCGTCTCCGACGTGCAGCATGGATGCGTCCACCTCTCCCCTCTGCTCGACCTTTTGCACGACGTGATGGCGATTGGCATCGCGCTGCTCAGGGGATTGTAGGCGGCGGGGTGACGTATGCGGATGTATGGAGAAGCAGCGTCTGCGGTgtgcgccctccccccttggGCCACCATCCACCCCGCGCCCACGTGCGCAGAGGATGCCGGTGCGCCCGTGCTGACATCTTTCCTCTGTCACCGCCACTTCAACAATGCCCAcatctttttgtttttgtgctCTCTTCTGCTGTTGCCCTCTGCGCATACGGCGCATCCGCTGACAACGCCTGCATCGCTGCACACGTTCGCTcaccgctgcttcagcagcgtaGTCGTGCCGTCCCCacaagcgagagagcgggaggcagagaggcaaAGCGACAGACGAGGGCGGCCGTCTCCTCCGTGGCCGTCGCGGCGTGGGCACTGCCGCTTCGCTGTTGGCGGAAATTTCCTGCATCTTTTCCTACGGTtactttctttttctgtcgTTGTTGGGAGCTCGTGGAGGACCGCCTTGTCAGCGGCCATGGTGAGGCGTCTTCGCACGCGCCTCGCTGCAccgagcggcggcgagggcggcttTGGCTGCGCCTTCTGTGGCGCTCACCTCTGCATCGCCGAGGACATCGTCTCCGACAACTttcgcggccgccacggcaaGGCCTTCCTTGTCTCCCGCTGCGAGAACACCTACTACGGCCAtcaggaggagaagcagctgatGACGGggctgcaccgcgtgcgcGACGTATTTTGCTCCAACTGTGACCAGTACGTCGGCTGGGGATACGACTTCGCGGTCGATGAGCGCGAGATGTACAAGATGCAGCGCTTCGTGCTGGAGCGTCAGCTCATTCGGGTCATCACTCacgggcagctgcgcgggGCCCTGGGCTACAGCATCCCTGAGGGCAGCATCACCTTTGCTTTGCCTGTCGCGCGCTCGTATACATTGGAATAGCCGCAGGTGAGGAAGAGTGGTTTGGCCGCACTTGTGTCTCCGCACAGCGTTGCCACGGTACTCTCTAGACGAGTTTCAATCATCCCTGCgcaacgccgcggcgcatCAACCGagtgctgcaggcggcgagcTCCCTCATTCATCGTCTCTTCTTCCATTATTGTGGGGcggccgctcttctctctctccctcgccgctCTGACGTCCACTCGCAAAACGGAAAGCAAAATAAGGATGGCTCAACCCCTTCTGCTTCGACACGTTTGCTGTTGCCTTTTACTCTCTGTTGCACTGCACCAATGCGGTGGCGTTGTCCTTCAGTTTACTTGCtggcgcccccccccctcagcAGGAAGCGGCATCGATGATCGACAAGCGCGCCTTCGTGCGGCTGCCACTGAACGAAACATGCGACCAAATCGGAAAAAAAgacgacgaaaaaaaagagctcGAAAAGGCACGGGGATGCACCACAGCGCCGTGTTTTGCCTGCGCGACTCTCTTTGTGAGGCCTACTTTCCGCGTCCGTGCGCCTCACAGCtatacccccccccctccccccgtctGGAGTCGGTGCTGCGTCTGCTGGCCTGTTTTCTCGCGCGCCTTGCAGGTGATGACACCCGCTTAcgtgccgctcttcttcatcTTATGAAATTCTGTGCCATTTCAGCGTGCCCCTCACCTCTATCGTTGccgtctgtctctctttctctgtcgaCGTGCGAGTGGTACGTGGCGTTGCTGTTCTCTTCAACCCTTCGCTATTCTGCAGGTGTCTCTTGATCTACTTATTTATATTTTTCTTCGAGCCGGTCTCTTCTCGGTGACACGATGCAGGCGTCTTTTCAAAAGCACAACCAAGCCGAGGCCAACAACGGCGCCATGGGCACAAGGAGCAAGCGTGCCCAGGATGTGTTGATCGGCGGCCGCTTCCGCATTCAGGAGCGCTTGGGCGGTGGCGCCTTTGGTGAGGTGTTCAGAGGTGTCGAGTTGAACAGCGGCCACCCTGTTGCCATGAAGATGGAGCTGACAAAGGATGGCCATCGCTCACACCTCAATCTGGAGAACCGAATCTACAAAAAATTCAACGAGTGCCCGGTGACTGTCGGCATCCCGAAGTCCTACTACTGCGGTCGCGTGGGCGATTACACCGTCATGGTAATGGATCTTCTCGGCCCGTGCCTGGATGACCTCTTTGAAGTGTGCCACCGCAAGTTTAGCTTTAAGACGGTCTGCATGATCGGCATCCAGCTCATTCAGCGGCTTCAATATCTTCACAGCGTCGGCTACCTGCATCGCGACATCAAGCCAGAGAACTTCGTCATGGGCGTCGGCGCCAACTCCCATATCGTGTACGTGATCGACGTGGGCCTCTCAAAGGCGTGGCGCGACTCTACGGGGAAGCATATTCTGTACGCGGAGGGCAAATCGCTGACTGGCACGGCACGCTACGTTAGCATCAACACACACCGGGGCATTCAACAGTCTCGGCGCGATGACCTCGAGTCCGTCTCCTACCTGCTTGCCTACTTCGCGCGCGGCAACCTACCCTGGCAGGGGCTCAAATCACCAAAGAGGGATGCACGCTTTGAGCGCATTCGTGACGTCAAGACCGCCACGTCGCCGGCGGAGCTGTGCAAGGGCTATCCCCGTCAGCTGGCCGATTACATCGAGTATACGCGCTCCCTGGGCTTCGAAGCAGAGCCAGACTACAGCTACTGTGTGGGGCTGTTTTCTTCGGCGATGGCGGACATGGGGGAGCAGTACGACTACTGTTACCAGTGGATCGACCGAAGCGAGGCCGAGGTCAAGGCCGCCTCCGACGCGCGGGGGTCCGCTCATAGCCTGCGCACCTCTGGGGCACAGACCAGTGTTGCCGTTGGAGGCTCCAACCTCATGACCTCCTCCGTCTTTGTGGGAGACAGCGCGGTGAACGAGATGAGCAAATCCCTTCTGAATAGCAACTTTATGGAAGAGATCCAAGACTACTACGGCCTTAACGATTACATCTGAATTTAACGCCGTAGGAGACAACGCTCTGCAGGTTCACGTTGATTTACCATGGTGTTGTGGCGaatcgtttttttttttagtgcTGACGAAACGATGATgggagagagcgacagagattgagggggaggaggaggaggaggggcagggaCGGACGTCAGAAAGACGAAGCTGAAGTGGCTCCTCATCGTGGAGGTCACGCCACTGGTCGGGCGCGCATCTTCAGAACGAACACGCCCGTAGAGGCCTCACTACCTTCTGTCGACTGCGATtctttgctgctgcccggGTCGCTCTGTTCTTCAAGTGAAGTGTGCTTTCCCGCCTCTGCGCACACCCCAAGTCTTTCATTGCTGCCGCATTATGCCGCATTATGCCGCTTGCTTCTGCTTCTTtccgtgtgcatgcgctcGACCTTTTCCCTCTGTCCTCTCTTGGTCCCTGATGTTCCCCTCCATCGCTTCTCGAACACGCGCGAAGGCTTGCTGTGCTGTGCCCTCCATGATGTACGTCTCTTTGCCTGTATTGTGTTGGCAGTTTGTGTTGTATGTGATCACGTATCCTCGGTGGCTCTATTTTTGCGTTTGATGTGCAATGCCGTGCTCCTCCTTGTGTGCTGTGGCGCACGCTTCCGTGCTAAGTGAGGTGCAGTGcattctctctttttttttcgccgaGGGCCTGCCATGTAAACATCCGTTTCCCGCGTGACTGTCAGTGACTGCCAGTTCCTGCCccgtgtctctctgtgcgtgtacCGCACGTGAATCACCCTTatgatttttttttgtcttgtTTTGTGTGCTTCGGCTTTGCCTCGTTTCCATTTACATACGCGTCGTATAAATTTTTATTTCGCATATTTGTTCGGagggtctctctctctttgcatCTCTGCGCACCCGCGCCGAGATGGAGGACGAGGCTCTTTCCGTATGCTCTGGTTTACTGCCACTGTAAGCCATTTTACACACCCTTTTCCGATGTTCCCTTGAACTGTGTACAGCCGTTGTTGTCTTtgcctctgtctctctctttgtgtgcaCAGGCCGCTCTGTCGACGCGTCGCCGCGTGTTCTGTCCTGAACTTCTTCTGCTTCAACTCCGCAGCCACGCCCGCTGACCAGACATACTGCCCCTCTCCGCTTGTGAAGttttcgaaaaaaaaaatagcaCAAATGACAACAACACACCAGCACAGCACGACAGCCGTGACATCGTTTTATGctttcctttcccttcccttcgCTGCACACCTTCTCGCTCATTTAGGCGTCTCTTTCCTCGCATTTCTAGCTTCGCTGGAGGTTCCCCTCCGACGGATTAACCCAGAAAGTGAGGGCTCCTCCGTCGAGTGCTGATTGGGATTGGCAAGGGGACAGCAGTTGACGCTGTTCTGCTTGTGCATCTTGATTTCTCGGTGCATGTTCCTCTCTGATCTCCTGCAAAGAGACGTGGAGGCGAGACGCGCTGGCGGACGTGCTACGTTCCCTCGTATTCGAGGATTTGTGATGCTCGCGGTGTGCCGTCTGTA
Above is a window of Leishmania donovani BPK282A1 complete genome, chromosome 30 DNA encoding:
- a CDS encoding DNA ligase I, putative, which codes for MAKLFQESSFDPVTTFEAVWLPPRVPVAPPTAGASEPVPFAAVVDVLADISATGSRLECLKQLTFLLLAVIERCPEDLVPVMYLVINKHAPQHEGVELGIGDAVLVKAVAECCSMTEARAKEAYRQSGDLAEIAQMHKQKQSTLMKPKPLSARSVFKTYKEIAMMSGRDVMRRRSDLIKGLLRDAQGPEVNLIVRGLQQKMRIGLAEPSALAAVGYAFALHFLGGAQMHKMDEVQLQTLLNTGADSLARIFYEVPSLDVVLSAVLANGFMTLVPGSSIAKRYAKDLSIRPGLPVKPQLAYPTSSITVILDRLQGKKFTSEYKYDGERAQIHYDKDKGFHIFSRNSETHTGKYPDVISMLPKVFDPVEVQSFILDSEVVAVHPETGALQAFQVLQHRGRKNIAEEDVSIPVCVFVFDILYFNGEPQLNKTLQQRRELLWRCIHPLPAKLSFATYLDSDKVEDIQTFLERSIADGCEGLMVKTLDEEANYTPAKRSHYWLKLKKDYMDGVTDTLDLVPIAAFHGKGKRTGVFGGFLLACYDPKADEYQSICKIGTGFQDEELEKLTQSLKPFVVDDKPRYYRAGGEEPDVWLTEAQVWEVKAADLSVSPVHQAAVGLVDPSKGIALRFPRYLRQREDKKPADATNAQQVADMYKAQSLAVQHEANGDAE
- a CDS encoding zinc-binding protein (Yippee), putative, producing MVRRLRTRLAAPSGGEGGFGCAFCGAHLCIAEDIVSDNFRGRHGKAFLVSRCENTYYGHQEEKQLMTGLHRVRDVFCSNCDQYVGWGYDFAVDEREMYKMQRFVLERQLIRVITHGQLRGALGYSIPEGSITFALPVARSYTLE
- a CDS encoding casein kinase 1 isoform 2, putative; translated protein: MGTRSKRAQDVLIGGRFRIQERLGGGAFGEVFRGVELNSGHPVAMKMELTKDGHRSHLNLENRIYKKFNECPVTVGIPKSYYCGRVGDYTVMVMDLLGPCLDDLFEVCHRKFSFKTVCMIGIQLIQRLQYLHSVGYLHRDIKPENFVMGVGANSHIVYVIDVGLSKAWRDSTGKHILYAEGKSLTGTARYVSINTHRGIQQSRRDDLESVSYLLAYFARGNLPWQGLKSPKRDARFERIRDVKTATSPAELCKGYPRQLADYIEYTRSLGFEAEPDYSYCVGLFSSAMADMGEQYDYCYQWIDRSEAEVKAASDARGSAHSLRTSGAQTSVAVGGSNLMTSSVFVGDSAVNEMSKSLLNSNFMEEIQDYYGLNDYI